The stretch of DNA ATGCTGGGCGTTGCACCCGGTCCTCACCGCTCCGATCATCAGCTAGCTTAGCCTCCTAACAGCGACATCACGGCAGCAGGCGAGACCACCGGAAATATAATCACCGTGCTCGATCGGTTGATCTCACCGGCCGGCGGTGATCTCTCGATTCGATCAGAGAGCGAGAGCTTGGAGATGACGGGGTTCGGGTCGCCGTGCGGCGCGTGCAAGTTCCTGCGGCGCAAGTGCGTGCGCGGGTGCGTGTTCGCGCCCTACTTCTGCCACGAGCAGGGCGCGGCGCACTTCGCCGCCATCCACAAGGTGTTCGGCGCCAGCAACGTGTCCAAGCTCCTCGCCCACCTGCCGCTCGCCGACCGCCCCGAGGCCGCCGTCACCATCTCCTACGAGGCACAGGCGCGGCTGCGCGACCCCATCTACGGCTGCGTCGCCCACATCTTCGCGCTCCAGCAGCAGGTGCATGCCATCTCTTGTCGATCGATCGCCTTCTTGCTTAGCTTGCCCTCTCGCGCCCGCGCACTACTACGACTGTTTGCTGATCTGTTGTGCCGTGCTCCAATTCGATCAGGTGATGACGCTGCAGGCGCAGCTGGCGTCGCTCAaggcgcaggcggcgcaggggcAGGGCGTGCACGACGACGCCAAGGGCTACATGGgcagcgcggcggagcagctAGGGTACGGCTACCCCTGGTGCAGCAGCAAtggaggcgccggcgccgtgggcGCGCCGCCGAGCGCGTACGGCAATGGCGGCCACGAGTCCCTGACCGCGCTGCTGGGGTCGGACTACATGCAGCAGTCGCTGTACCACGCGTTCGAGCAGGACGGCgcggccgacgacgacggccggCAGGCGGCCGCCTTCGAGGCTGCGGCGGACTCGTCGTCGTTCGGGGCGGAGGAGAGCGGGTGGAGGTCGTCGTCGGGGTACCAAGACTGCGAGGATCTGCAGAGCGTGGCCTACGCTTACCTGAACCATCGCTCGTAAGAACTGAGAACTACTAGTGCAGAAACATATCACAAGAGATATATAGATAATATCTGTTCTCAATTCCTCGCCATCTTTTGGACTTGAGCTTGGTTAATATATGTGCAATTTTCGATCGAATCGAGACCGATCGATCATATCTCTGCTAGAAATAATTCAGAAGCATCATGCATGTGTGAGATCGGAGTtcattgatatatatatatatatatatatatatatatatatatatatatatattgatcaGTGTAGAAACCTAATTAATTAGATATGGAAAATATTTTTGTTATGATTATGCAGAAGCTGCTTTGTTCAGTTTGGAGTTGTGCTTTCTTCTCCACTTCTCTCTATAACTGCAGCAGTACTTGTGCAGATAAGGTTAGATTTGTCATGCCCGAAAAATGTACTGCAAGGAATAATAGAGACCAGAGTATTGAGAGACAGCTGATTGATTCGTGGCCACACGTGGAAGATCCAATTAGCTTAGtatggccgtgtttagttctttacatgtaaaaattttatgttggaatcttactaatttgaagtactaaatgaagtctatttctaaaactttttgcatagatgggttgtaaatcgcgagacgaatctaatgatgctaattaatctatgattaatccataattagcagatggttattgtagcatcactgttgcaaatcatagattaagtaggctcattagattcgtctcgcgatttacagcccatccatgcaaaaagttttgtaagtagacttcatttagtactccatgcatgtgtcctaacattcgatgtgacgttttttttgcgtttacggggtttacgggtaaaaatctaaacagggcctatttTTGTTGACTCCTTTTACTGAAACTCTTTCTGATGGGACACATCTTCTACATAGCTAGAGAGATGATATGATAGAACCCTTTGTCTCTCAGAGAATTATACAATAATTTTCCTATATATTTGGATTTATTGTCCTTCTACTTAAATTCACGTAACCTTCTTCAGTTAAATCCGATCCGTATGCTTGCTGCTCCTAATATGTCTACTCTTATAGCTGTTTCCAGGACAAGCTACACACACTAAACCCTGTCCGTTCTGTGAATTGGCCCACTTAACTATACTCTTAGGGTTAGTTGCCCTGTGGTAATTAATAACTCTCTAAGATGCATTAGTCTTGAGGCTATTTGGAAATAATGCTAATAACCAGATATTTTATCAGATTAAGTAAATTTGGAGAATGCCAGTTCAATTTGAACTAGTTAGCTTATTTTAAATAAACGTAGTATATACATTTAACAATGGAGGGAATACTATTTACATAATTGTAAAGCATGAGAATATCTCTTTTGGAAAATGCCAGGCTAAGACATGTTACAGCAGGACGGAGCAAACAACTCatgattatggaagatagatgTAATAAATGGGGCCATGGGATCAACATGTGTACATATAGACATATAGATCTATAGTCATATAGAGGCAGTAGGTTAAATGCATGATAATGCTACATCTATGCAACCATATACTAGTTATTGGACAATGATTATATTGTGAATAACTCGATTGAGCGTAAATAAGCGTAAACCTCTCAGCATAAAATATAATGTAATTACAAGCAGTAAGATTATAAATCAATTAATGAAGAGGACGCATGACTGCACAATTCATATGTCACCCTCCTAAACAGTCCACATTAGTGACATCCTGCAGTCCTGCATCAGCATGCTTTTGCAGAAGAGGGGCGACGGTCTGGATTTTTATCTTACCATCTAAAAATACAGAAGAAAACAATAAATGCATGTGTAGCCAAACTATATATAGTTTCATGGATTATTGGAGAATTCAATTGTATTATTTGCAAATTACATGATTTATCTGTGGATAACTTCAGTACTAGTTATTTTTAGTTTTTGTTTATCAAACCAGAAATTCGTGCAATATGGGACTTAGTTAGTCATTACTAACTCAAATACGTATAATTTACTAAAatagagtttttttttgcgaCTATTTACTAAAATAAAGTTGAGTCTTTGCCTTCCTCCTTATTAGTATGTCCTTATATTTGTGAGGTGAGGGAGTAATATATATGTATCAAGACTACTGATAGAGGATTGACTTAGTTGAAAGCGAGAATAACCATAAATAAAGTATGTTTTCCTTTTGGTGGTTTAAATTAAATCTGAAACAGGTCAACTAAAGTGGCAAAAGTAGTTTCCAGATAATCACTAAAGTTTGTATTCCACGTACAAAGTACGTATTTTATAAATTGATACGGATCCACGTAATGAATTAATGCTATAAAAAGAAAGCAAAACATAAGAAAAGGAAGCCACTTTGCCTCCTGTAATAATTAACAACACAGGCACACATCACAGGAAACATGATACCATATCATACCAAGCGGGAGACGATTAGACGAAAGCATCAATCATTGCTGTCTTTACAGTGGAGAACTAACAACGCCTTGGCACACGAGAGCTTGCGCTCAGCTCGCAAAGTATTTGAATCATAGTGCAGTTTGGTGTAATCGGTGTCCTGTAGGCGTTGAGCACCTTGCATTGTCGCTCAGGATGTAAACAATCAAGTTATTCAGTAAAGCTCTCCCTTTATTTCCGAGAAAAAACTAACAACGCAAGCTTTTCCCATATATCAATAATATCGATCTAACATGTATGATATAATTTCTTGGAAAACGAATTCCAAAAGAATCCAAGTTATTGAATATGATTTTAGAAGGTAATATATAGAAAAACATATATATGCAGTAGTAGTGTGCCACTAGTGAATCTTTAAATGATCAAATAATGTAAACATGTATATGTAAGTTCCATTGCGGCCAATATCTTGTGAGCTTCAAGAAATCTTGTAAGAAAATTTTTGGAAGCGCAATGCAAATTGAAAATGAAATGAAAACGCCCTTCTTGCAGACATTTTCAGCTCGTTTGTTTGTTTATATCACTGGAAAGGATTTTGATGCATTGATCTGATCCTGATTTAGCAGTAGTCCTAGTTAATTATGTTCGTCTGAAGTTCAAGGACAGGGCCGGGTCAAGCCTGAAAAAATAACCAAAAAGGGATCAAGCACCGAGCTTATTCAAATTTTTTGTAGGAATTGTTGATCGGTTTGTTATGAATTcctgaaataaaaaaggaacaGTTTTCTAATGAATCCTGTAAAATGAATTCGTGAGTTCCATACATGCCTTTGAGACTGAAGCCTGACAGGCCCATAATTAAGCAGCTCGAGCGGCCCGACCATGTACAAAGCAGCTAGGCCATGTCATGCCCAGTCTAGTTGCACGAACCAGTCATTGGTGTGGCAGTCCATTCCTTGCACTTGTCTTCTCTATCCTGTCAAAGAAACAGACGCTGTCTTCTTGCCATCCTTTGTGAATTGACGTCTGAAGGCTCCAATTCTACGCCTTTCTTTTCCCTGTCTGTTACGTTCTCCCCATGTATATATGCATCAAAGTTTGCATATCTCTAAACAGTGAGTACTCCATCTAAGCAATATACTATATATGAAATTGATTATACGTGATTTCATTCTGATGATGAGCTGATGTTTTCTTCCTTAACCACACAGGATCACGATCGAGCTTTCACCCTTTACACAGATATGAAGCCGGCAAGCAGTACAGTAGTAGAGCCTCGCACCAAATCAAGCTCCCCGAACTAAACAAAACAACGCCCGCTGCAAACAAAATCCAACAAGTTTTCCCCGCGGTCTCTACGCTGTGTGATGGTTGGCGCGAGCGACTCGATCATCTCGTGTAGCTGCCTTCCTCCTGCTCGCCGAAGCCGCCGCAGTACATCTCCTGGAGCGCCGCCGACCCGTCGCAGCTCGGCGCGCTGTAGCAGCCGGAGCTCTGCGTCGACAGCGACTCGGGCTCCAGCGGCCACCTCTGCAGGagagggctccccgccgcctgcgccccgccggccgccgccatcgtctGCGCCACCTGCGCCTTCGCCTGCAGCACCTGCATCTGCAAGCTCGCCACCTGCTGCTGCAGCGCGAAGATGTGGGCGACGCAGCCGTAGATGGGGTCGCGCAGCCTGGCCTGGGCCTCGTAGGTGAcggtggccgccgcctcgctccggTCGGCGGGGGCGACCTGCTGCAGCAGCTTCGCCGCGTTGCTGGCGCCGAACACCTTGTGGATGGCCGCGAACTGCGCCGCCCCGTCCTCGGCGCAGAAGTGGGGCGCGAACACGCACTCCGCCGGGCACTTGCGCCGCAGGAACTTGCACGCCCCGCACGGCgaccccggcgcgccgccgccgctgcccgaggacgccatggccgccgccgtcaacgcCTGATCGCGCGCGCGCTCCTCCTTCTACAAGCTCAGCTACAGCTCCTAAGACAACCACCGCCCAACTTGCTAGCCCGCAGCAGCCGCACGGGGCAGAGGCTAAGCTCGAGCTCGAGTTTTATAGAGGGGGATCACGACAAGGGCTGCAAGGTCGCGAGGGGACAAGGCTAGAGAGAAACCCGCACGATGTAGAGGAGAGCAAGACCTGTGGGCAGGGCACTCATTCGAGGGCGCACGAACACTTGTATGGCTGTGTTTGGTTGGAATtccatggattttttttttcacctttaaccactaatttagagtattaaataaagtctaattacaaaaccacattCACAACcctcgtgtaaatcgcgagacgaatctaatgagccctttgaccgcgtgactagaggatggtactgtagcatcaatgtagcaaaacatcaattaattatcgtcattatattcgtctcgaaaagttacacccgtctctaaaaagattttgcaaatagattcatttagtacttcatgtggGCATTCGTCTTTTGTGTAATTTTGATTTGATGGTTTACCAAACacgtcctatatatatatatatttcaggGAAGAAAGGCATCATCGTCTTGCGTCTCAACCTCCCCAACACCGCTGATTCGCACAAGTTATGGTGCCATGCGTTTCACGAGAGGGCAAGGGATGGGCACGCTCGCAATTCATGCAAAACTACTCACTAAAGGTTGAACTAGCTAGCTGCTGCACAGCCGACACAGTGACACTGACATGCTGGCCTGCGTGTGCCTGAGCTTCACTCAGACTGTCGGCATCAAATAAATGAAACTGCCAAATGTCAATGCCCCAAAACTTGTCATCTAGCACACGTAGCACCGATTCACACTTTGAGAACTCACATAATTGGATCGCTCGTGCATGTGACCCTGTCGAGAACTAGGGCAAAATTTTCAACGAGATGTAATTCACTTAGTGTTAGTTTGATGGATGAGCTATAAATTAATAAAAGATTCCTGAACCGGAGAAGGTGGCGTACGTGTGGTGAGTTAGTTCGTCCGGCCAAAGtggttccggcggcggcggcggccgtgtgcTAGCTGGCGGCGGGACGCCGGAGGAAAGGGGCGCGGCAGCTTTTGCCCGCCGAACGCCGCCAGCTTTTGTGACGAGCGGAGCTGAGCTGAGCTTGATCGGGTACGTGGTTTCCGCTGCCTTTTCCCTTTCCCTGCCTTGTGCTCCCGTGTCCGTTTGCTGCGTCTCTTGTGTCGCTGCACCTTGCGTTTGGTACACCGATGCCCTGTTTGTTGCGCAAAAATCCGGGGTCTACGCGAGAGCTTACCTGTACGTCACATCGCACGGTCGACCGGTCCGGACAGGAGCTAAGATACATAGCAACCAATTATGCATCGGCTGGAGAGAGCTTAGCTTAACGAATAATTATGAGATGGGAGTACGGATTGGTTGGCACACTGGTACTTGTGCACTTTTTAATTTGCATGCAGTGATGGTAGATATATAGAATCAACACGGCTAGCTGCAGATCTTGATGCTCAATCCATCTCTATTTTTGTTTTCAGAGTTGCAAGCAGCTTATTGATTGTACTAGCAAATATAAGTATGTCCGTGCGTTGTTACAGGCAAGCTTAGAAAACTACGGTtttgaagaattttttttaCGAATTTTACAAGGAAAGAATACAATTTCAATACTCGAGCTAGGGCACTACACGAAAAAGATATGTTTCTGCTCAATTCCAGGTCAGCTAATAAGGGGGTGATGATGACTCATCATTAAGGACACTAGATTGTCCTTTGATTAGTCTTAACAACTGGGGTTGTTGCCATGCTTACCTCAAGTGCGCCAGCTCTGCAGACACAGCTACCACCCTCTAGCGATAAACAAAGCCCATCCAGCCGAATAGAAATAGTTGCACACGTAACCTGACCATAGTTTATCGTGCAATGATGCGCGTGTCTCCGtgcaaaccttttttttttttgcatcgagCCATGATTAGGATAATGTGCGCGCCAATGCAGCTTGTCTGCTTGCTATCTGATTACTTTTTTCGTTCGTGTGTGCGTTCAAGTCCGCGCCAGTGGTGTATTCGCATTATTATTGTGCCAAGCTAACTACTGCGTACGTGTACATGTTCGCCACGACAAGAACAGGGGACGGGGGCTAGGACACATTAGCTAAACAAAAACAAGCGGGGAGGGTTGAGGAATGAATGATCTTTCATGGTGCAGGTTTGGGgacaggggcgaagctagagccGAATGGAGGGATGTCCTATCCATAGATTTGCTACTTGTCCTTTTATTTATATGGTGAAAATTTGTTAATTAACACTGAACTTGTATTTTGGTGTGGGTGCCTGGGCACCCATGGAGCTGAACGTAGCTTCGCCCCTGTTTGGGGATGGAAAAGAGGACAGAAATTCAGACTCAGCATCTTCTTATATAGATACAGCAGGGTTTCAAATGCATAATATTTTTCTTAAGAATTCATAGTATTAATATATAGTTCGAGAAAAACCAAATTCATCATGAAAAAAGAAGGCATATGAGGACGAACGCAAAACTAGTAAGCTGTCccctagaaaaaaaagaaatttctGAACACCACGCCTATTAGCTTTGTTTTCAAATTTCAACTGATTTTGATATCTGACAAGCAGAGAGAGAACCGCACGGTGCACAGTCCGTCACCCGGCCTCTCTATGCAACTGGGCTATGCTGCATAGAGAGGCCGCGCACATTACCAGTCAGCCCAGTTGAAAATCGCTATGCTGAGCACACACtccagcaacaaaaaaaatgactTAAATTTATGAGGCATTGCACTGATCTCTTGCAaattatattttaaatttttccTAATATATTCATGGTGAAATATTTCTTGTCTGGCCAATGTAAAATATGCAACCAGGGCTCCAAGCACCTCGAGAGCATCTTGTGTCAATCCAACTTCCAAGCAATACTGTGCCTGCAACACTGCAGGTCTGCAGCTCTTTCCTGATCATATGATATACATCCAGATCGTTGTTCACTTGTTCTTATTATTCCTGTACTAAACGCATTAATTACTGATCTTTTTCATACAAAGCTCAGGCTTTGTTGTCCTAACTGGGCAGCAGCATGAAGTACACGTGCGTGCTATTTTTTTTTTCGGGCGAAGCAACGGTATTGGCGAAATGCTCATCTGAACATTGAGCTACTTATTAGCCTTGTAGGGAAGAACGAGCTCAGTGCGTGCATGCTATTCAACTGCATAGGCTATCAAACTCGCTGATTACGGCGCTCTGTTTGTGTTCTACAATGTGGAAGGTTGGATTGACAGTTCTTTATTTTTTAGTATTTTCTGATCAGCACAGGTACAACAAGGAGTACTCGTTTTCCCTCCTGTAACACTTTTGATTCTGTTTGTGTTCTACAACGTGAAAGGTTGTATTGACAGACGAATTTGAGGAACAAAGGACTGTTCGAACAATGTGTGGGCATATGGACCACGCCCATGGCATTTGCACTCTGCCATCGTGCTGTTCATATGCCTGGCTAGCTGGCTGTTCGCATGAACGTGGCGAACTAGCGCAACAAGCCTAGGACACGCGTGCAAAGATTGACCGGAAACGGGGAAGAAATCTCGATCCTCAAAAGTTTGGtcatggttttttttttgagggggggAAAGGTTTGGTCATGGTGCCCTCCGCCTAATCTAAGCTTTGTCCAATCAGGGCACAGCGCGTTTGGTTGGGCCCGGCTAACTGAGCTTTCAAGCCCGGCTCGACCAAGGCATGGGCCGGAGTAGTTGGGTCCAGGGAtgagggattttttttttgagggacaGGGATGAGGGATCGGGACAGGAAGAAAACCCACAAAAACCCTTCGCCCGCGGTCGCTGCGGCCTGCGGCGCGTCGCTAGAGcacgaagagagagagagagagcggcgaAGGGTTACCCGGAGATGGAGTTCGTGGACGCCCTCACCGGCTTCCGCGTCGACGGGCGCCGCCCCAACGAGGTG from Panicum virgatum strain AP13 chromosome 9K, P.virgatum_v5, whole genome shotgun sequence encodes:
- the LOC120648901 gene encoding LOB domain-containing protein CRL1-like yields the protein MTGFGSPCGACKFLRRKCVRGCVFAPYFCHEQGAAHFAAIHKVFGASNVSKLLAHLPLADRPEAAVTISYEAQARLRDPIYGCVAHIFALQQQVMTLQAQLASLKAQAAQGQGVHDDAKGYMGSAAEQLGYGYPWCSSNGGAGAVGAPPSAYGNGGHESLTALLGSDYMQQSLYHAFEQDGAADDDGRQAAAFEAAADSSSFGAEESGWRSSSGYQDCEDLQSVAYAYLNHRS
- the LOC120648902 gene encoding LOB domain-containing protein 16-like — encoded protein: MASSGSGGGAPGSPCGACKFLRRKCPAECVFAPHFCAEDGAAQFAAIHKVFGASNAAKLLQQVAPADRSEAAATVTYEAQARLRDPIYGCVAHIFALQQQVASLQMQVLQAKAQVAQTMAAAGGAQAAGSPLLQRWPLEPESLSTQSSGCYSAPSCDGSAALQEMYCGGFGEQEEGSYTR